The window GAGAAGTTTGGGAGACAGCACCCAACTTCTAGGCAGAGGATTACATTATTACAAGTCATAACTGGTACGTGCATATCTTTCCAGAAAATAGAGAATCCGTTGGAAGAAGGTTGATTCTGAGTTGTGTGCACTTGGTGTTGAAAACTACTTAGAACCCTTTGCAACTTTAGATATTGGCACTCACTTCTTTCCTGTATGTAGGTTAGCAAATAAGGAATCTGATCTAACACAGTCTTATATTGCATCTCTCGCAGGAAAGGGTAATCATAGTCGGGGATCAGCTGCACTCCCATCAGCTATCAGAAACTTTCTTAGTGAAAATGGGTGAGATTTCCTTGTTACATTCAGAGCAAAACTTTCGACAGGAAATTTTTGAATGAAGATAGTACAGTGGAACAAAATGTCGTGgtatttaaaaattagtaaactcTGTGCAGGTATAATTTGGATGAGACTAGACCTGGGGTGATCATGGTACGACCCAAGTTTCGGTTGCAATGAGCATTTGTGGAGAAACAAATGAGCTGGTGGTATGGTAAAACAAGGTTGCTTGTTAGGTAACATAGGTTTAAGTGAGATGTACACTGAAATATTTGAGAATTTGGCATGAGAAACAATAAGGTCGCTTGCAGTCTTGATCTATTTATATATGCAATGGGAAATATTAGTGTGTTGATATCTGGGTACattgcaaaatataaatataatatgttgCAGAAGCACTGGAGGTCCATATCCTTGTGGGCTGGGGAGACATGATTAGAGCTCCATAATCGCATCATTTCTACATAAAACAAATGCTTCATGTATTTCATAGATGCATGTTTTCTCATGTCCACTAatatcaaattgtgagtttatAGTAATAAGAACATTCCCGCCATTGATCCCAAGGCCAAATTCTGTCATCTTAATGACTCCACTTTCATCAAACAACATTTTCTAACTGCATTGCAAAGCAATACATTTAGAGATTCAACCTAGACAATGGAGTTTGTGTCCATGAGTCTCATTGATcttcatttcatcttggtgaggAGTTGTTGGAGACCGACGTGTGTTCTCTTAGTTGGCCGAGTAGCGTCGGTCCCATCATCCTTCCGGTAGAGGCCAGATGTGGCAAGCCCTAGATTTCTAACAAAGATGATTACATTAGTGGACGTGTACTTTAAAGGATTAACttttatagataaaaataataaagctaATATCTTGCTTATTTAGAtagattgaaattttaaaatatcccAAGacttttgattatttctatcatttaaggtAATTTGTTTGATTCTTATCACATTGAAAAGATGGGATtggaaaaaattatattcttaGGGTGCTTTTACTTTGGtagtaaaaattttatttgaaaatgatggataagaaaatgtgaaataatattatctttttctccttttttatcatgtgtttactttgttagaaatagatggataaaaaattgaaatgttggaaaatattttcacaccctcccaataggataatattatccaacatttgtgagaaaatgagtgaaaagagACTGCCCGAATAAATTTTACAGCCTGACCggagaaaattatccatcatagaaaacatgtgaaaatgatggaaaatatacttttttttatcaaagtaaacacacccttaaagataaaattatactcaatcatactccctccgtcccatttgtattggcCTCTTCAGTGAGAGTGTAAAAGGGCCAATACAAAtagaacggagggagtacattttatcAAACTAAATGCCTTCTCGATGTACTATAACTTTTGCCTATCAACTCAATATTCCAACAATCTACACTTTTCTCCCAGCTTATACCACACAATTGAAGCTAGAAGGCCAAATACAATGGTGTCTAGAATTCATGTTTACATGAGTTAAGAAAAAAAGTATAACTAAAACATTAAAGGCAATGTTTCACCTAGAATTGTCCACACTATTTTAAGGGTCAACAGTGTTTTGTGTTacttcctcaaaaaaaaaaaaaaaatgaaacaatagggccgaatgaccctattcaacatacaacatcaaattttgtccaccatttgaaaaaacataaattttggccattttttgtatgtcatgactattctaccattctcactctctcctctctctttctcatctccctctctctctctctccagcggctcctctctctttctcatctccttcTCTCTGCTCCAACGGCTCCTCtatctttctcatctccctctctctctctctctccagcggctgcgcggcagcggcgccaagcttggagaattcgtcggagctctcgcggcagtggtggaggagatcctcactctctctctctccagcggctgccgctctctcctctctctttctcatctccctctctctctccagcgcgcggcggcggtggatctgatctgatcgttgcgccgcctcctccatcggcagatttgatctccgcctcctttgatttcagccatggcagatctgatctgatgtgtgtgctgcacgtatggcacttatggcactaatagtaccataagtgccataagtgcacacttccccctagggtttagatatttcatttagggtttaaattatccatttgaggtttagatgatccatttagggtttagattatccatttatggtttaaatgatgttgtttctgtatttgtgctgcacgtatgacacttatggcactattagtgctataagtgcccaaaatgattattttacttggttttattttggatttccattggcatttatggcactaatagtgccataaatgccaacagaaatctaaaataaaaccaaagtaaaatcttggcacttatggcactattccTAACctgacccggcacgcgacccgcgtgcctgatcctacgtccaaatcaataaaaatggccaaattttgtgttttttcaatgtgcggccataaattgtgttttatgcttcattttggctacttcaaaattttactcaaaaAAATAGTGTTTTGTATTACTAGTTTTCAgcaattttcataaaatattcttaattttcgttttctcttaaaaaaaattaacttttagTGATTTCTATAAAAAGGTAAATGACACTGTCAATCTCATCGTTTTAGCGAATTCTCAAAAATATCCCAACTTAACGATAATACCAAAATGATACCCAAcctaccaaaaaaatatttttttgtgtcCTATTAAAATTTTTGGGCTCTCGGAAATTGACGTGGACTGCCAGATATCCAGCATAGCTTGTATACGTgaatgttgaaaaaaaaaacaacaccTAATTCTAAACAACGTCACTTCGTATATCATCTTCATTAGCATAGACCATGGAGGAAAATGGTATGCGTCCTGCAAATTATGGAGAGAAGACAGAGAAGAAGAACCCTTAAGAACTCATGAAGTTCAACTTCTCCATCAGTTTCTTCAACCTTCTTATCCCCCATTTTCACTTCCTTTTCTCGGGCAGCTAGCTCTCTCCTTATCAATGGCACCTTAAATTCACTTTCCGAGAGCTCAATTTCCTATTCAGTAGTAAAATTGGAAAGTTTCAATCATCTGCTCGAATTTGGGGATAAGAAattggaggaaaaaaaaaaaaaaaaaaaacttctctAACTTTAATCACCAATTCCTTGGATTTGCTTAAATTTTGTGGAGAAGTGTGATGGAATTACGAGGTGATTGCTAGTTCAAGTAGTGAAAAAGGAGCAAAGAGGCAAGCAAGGAACGCCTCGCCGATTCtagaggcggcggcggttttTAGAGAGGACAAAGGAGAAGGCTGTGACGGGAGAGGCTAGGGCTCGATTTCTGTTTTATTTGGACGTGTGAATCTGTTTCGAGTATAGAGAGGGAAGAGAGATGTGAGACGTGGCATCGCCGAAATTTCAGAACCCCGGTGACGGCGGCAACAAATCCTGACGAAGAACTATGGCTCAAGTTTGCAAGGGGAAGCCACCTGAGCTTCTTGaaaacttttttcttaaaatttagtGACCGGACAGGACTAAACTACTTAACTTCTAACTGTGATTGGACTACACTAGAAACAAAGCAAAGCCTCTTCCAAGAATCGCTTCTAAGCGGGTCCAAAAATTCTTTGAAATTGAAATAGAAAAGATAAACATGGTGAAGGAAGAAACTATTACCACTTTTGTTTGGGACACCAACGTTTACCCAACTTGACTCCCTTTCTGGGCTGTGATGGCTCGACCCCCTTTGCATCATTCACAGCTCTCCTCATTGCATGAATCGACATTTTCCTCACCTGCCCAAGGAGATGTCAATGAAAGAAGTCATCAGATGAAGATTAAATTCAAATCAATATCTTGAAAATCAAATACTATACACAGAAAAACAACTCTGATCACGACATACTCGCACAGTGAATTTACCAAGAGTGCGAGATGCTATTGCTTCATAAATTTATCATGCAGCAGAAGTATGTGTATACAAATTATAGTTTGCACGTAGTGACATCCCAAATGGGATAACCCGAAACAGGTAGGTAAAACAAATTctagaaataaaagaaagatcAAACCTCAAGCTTGTCTTCCTTAGCCCTATGATTCAAGGGCAGCAGACGAAACTCTTCAGTCAGTTGGAAGCACGAAAGAATATTTTCAGGTGATACAAAATGAAGTGCGACTTTAGTGCAGTTCTGCAGATGATAAAAACATGAAACATAACTCATTTCAGGAAAGAAATACACTGGATAATCCTATGTACgacattatatttatataagaaaGCATCATAACATAGTCTAAATGTTGTAAGATTAAAAGTGTACAAACACAACTAGTGTTTCAACTGACTCTAAAACTAAAGTTTAACGAGTTTTACGAACACCAGAGTCAAGATGTGCGACAATATAGCCAATCTCCAACCTAGACaacatcataaaaaataaaggaaaaagaaaagaaacatatGGGAGCTACGATAATAACAAGAAATTATAATAAGAAGTATTGGCCAAACAAAACACGTGTTTTTACCAACAGCAATCAATATGCCTGGCCACTGAACAATAGTCAAAATCACAAAACATAGGAGAAGTTAATCTGAAAATTTAAACAGATTGGTGTACGGGATGGTGGTGGTTGGTTAGCAGGTAAGAGGAAGTAGATTGAAAACTAGCAGTTTTAGGAGGCAAGGTGCTAGAATTCATGAAAGCTGGTCTTGCACTGAAGGAAGAATATCAACTGTTAACTCAATggacaagttttttttttttttttgagggctCAATGGACAAGTTTTTGATAATctgtaaatgagtaaaaaatgtAATGACAAGTAGAAGCAAGGCAACAAAAATTAATACAGAAATCATACTTTCAACACTCCGCTGCTTCATCAACTGAACATGTGCATACAACAGCAAAGATAATTGAAACAGCTACAATTTCTCGAATTGCACATAttgcagtggcggatccaggggaGCTGAAGCCCcgtcccaaattttgagttaaaaaaaatataaatagtataTGTATATAAGAAATATTATGAGAGACATAACATAATACATTGTTTTAAAAATCGTAGAATCCATGCTAATTGCTTAGTATTTTATAGTGGTTTGTTACATTAGattgttaaatttgtgttatttttattcCCTTATgctttcttaatttatttttaaggtTTGAGCCAATCCTATAATTAAAgtaaaattatgaactattaataatgtTTATGATATGTCCCCAAGGGGATACCAGGCGGTGCGACCTTCTGTGTGTGAatagtgaggtcccgggttcaaaccccactgctccccttccccaactcccccaagtaaaaataaaataatgtttaTGATATTGAAGATGAAACAATTAGAAAAAAAACGCATACAGGTAGCTCTTTTTGTGCTTTCAATGTATCtgttattgaatcaatagaaagaaaacaattatttattatattaagtgactTAAGTTCTAATCTTAAGACATTAAAATTTTACTTgacacccaaaaaaaaaaaaaaacaaacggTAAGGACTACCCAAAAAAATTTGACTCAGGGTCGCCCATACAAGTACTTGCAACATCTGTAATTCAATGAGTTCAGCCTATAATGAAATCTTGGATCCACCCCTGACATATTGTTAGGGTTTGTATATTGCAAAGCAACTATAGATGCTTGCATACTTGTAAAAAGCTTATTTAATTCATGTGTGTTCAGCCACCCTATAATGAAATTATATTGCATTGTGTTCAGgattctatatttaaaatcatGTGGTGATCGATGATCACAAAAGAGCACAATGAATAAAGTAAGTTCACAATCTAAATAAATCTGGACAATGTATTGGTAATGACTAAAGTAtgtaagttgtgaatttaatttaTCTTAAATAATTATAGATACTTGTGTAGTTCTAGCATTGAAACTGAATTCACAATGAGATAAATTCTAAATGGCTGCTAGTATTAAAAACAAGATATCGAAAAATTGTTACtatttcttaatttatactAATAAAATTGTGCATACGAGCTTTATTAGTACTATTATGTACTGCTTTGGTGAGAATTATTGTAATCCAATATTCTCGATATTTTATGCAGTGATAATTTAGTATCGAGAAGTgctattatattattatataaaattgtaCCTCAATGCGTAGAGTTGATGAGGTCCCCTTGAGGTGTTCATAAAGTTTATTGTACTAGAAACCCGGCCAACTGTAATTAATTTAAGGTACAATAATTATTTAGAGCAATTATACTCttggataataaattaattaatggagaTGCACTATAACACgagtaataattaaataaaaatgaatcatattGATAGATAGTGCAATATTGATTCGTTAATTACATGAATTAATATTGATAGactttattttaagttaaatttaacttaagaaaattcaAGTTTATCTAATCCTAATCCTAATCCTCCTAGGAATCTCTATGCTTAGCCCATCATCACATATAAATAGGGAATAGGAGAGGAGCACATAAATCAGTACACCAAGAGGAAGCAAAATTCACCACCACACCACATAGTGCTAGGCTTTTTTTAGTTCTTTCATTCATGTGATTTTGTGCTCGTCTTTTTTGAGTTCTTCCATCCTTGTGATTATATGCTCGTCGTCTTCCAGCCATTGGGCTTGTCAGTTTGTTGTCCATTCAACATTCAAGCTATACGAGGGAATAAGCTAGAAAATTTATAGGTTGAATTGGTAGCTGCTAAAGTTATTCAAATACCATATACTACATCAAGCTATGTAAACAATCTCTAAGAGCATGCTAGGACTTGACTATTCCGCTTTACcttgattttgttgtatttattcTATGGTGGTTATGTGATTTCATATGTATGAAATATCTAAAATATTATATGAAATCCTAGGTAGAGAACTCCTCACTCGGGTTCCATCAATGAGTTCAGCCGCCCTATAAAAACTCTGTGACCTGCAACTATCTTCTTATGAGTGAGGCAGATTTAATGACTTCTCAACTACCATCCAAACAGAAACAACAGAAGAAATAATACACCGAAGATAACTACAGTACCTTCAAATTTCGAACTTGATGAGGGCAGCCTGCTGGTATAATGACTGCATCGCCTAACCTCTGAACAAATGTCCATGGTTCAATTCCTATTAATCACACAAATAAAACACATCAAGAAAACCCCACTTTAAGGTGATTTAACACACAGAggcaaataattaaaaagagaaaaggcAAACCATATTCCTCCTTAAGTCGTTTTTTGTGCTCCAAAGTCAAGTAAATGGTTTGGTCATGAATTGGATGGATAACCTGTAAGTAAGAGGCAACCACATTGAATTTTGTGTAGAGGTTAACAGGATTCTTATAAAAGATGAATTGGCAGAAGCCTTTTTTGCTTTCCCATTTAGCTAACAAACTTAGGTTAAATTCTTACAGAGAAACCTATCATCACAATACAATACTAGGAATTGGTAATATACATGCAATTGTTTCACCTTACTACCTCAATAATTAACAAGCTCTTTTTAACATAATTGTAGTGCCATAATTGGACAAGCAATGCAGCAACAATTTTCCAAAGTATTCAACTGGTAAAACAAAAACGATCACATAGTTACGATGAAATTCACGAAAATACACTGCAATAGGCTTGCTTATTCCAGAATTAAGAATCTCATACAAGCAATTACAACAGATTTAGATCCCATTCAGATGTTCTTAAGACTGAATGCCAGAAAACAACAGAAAGCACAAATTCCTCCATCCAGTAAACTTGAAATATTGGATAAAAAGGCAAGAGATAGGATAAAGTGGAGAACTAGATGTATAATAGCAGTAACAAGGtacacaaaaatttaaaatcaccaCTGCTgtatgttagaaatggatattgggtccattcctcccttaaaaagccttataagggagagggttgcctcaccatataaagtggctcatgccactatctccaatccaatgtgggacacttcaatacaccccccgcacgcgcagcgtggactatcccaaacgccatctgttgacaacgatattgggggggcccatcattggattgggttggctctgataccatgttagaaatggatattgggcccattcctcccttaaaagaccttataagggagagggttgcctcaccatataaagtggctcatgccactatctccaatccaatgtgggacacttcaatactgTGGCATTCTAACGGTAGAGACAACAGTATCCTGAAAACAATCAGAAGGTGctacaacatatttttttctcagTGCATAGGAAAGGAGAGAATATTGTCAAGACAATAATCTTCTGCATTGACTTCTTTTATCCATCCAAAATTATAGTCAGCATCAATAAACTTGACTTTCGTTTTTGTAACATCAACTAATTATATTGCCCCCACAAATATGATTAGAATTATCAAACTTCTCATGTAAGATCAAACAGAACTAAATCAGCACATTTATGACttaaataactatttttatcaCCTCAACTTTTTTATCACATAAAATGAGGACAGAAGATGGAAATTACCTCCGGAAGCAGATTACCATAGATATGCCTGAACTCGTTGAAGTGCCTTTTGAGATACTCCTCTAACTTAGGAACGTCTTGTTGCCTAAAAATGTCCCAAAGAGCTCCACTCTCCGCATCATCGAAGTCAGCCATATTCATATTGGAAAGATCAGACTCTTTTGAGGCTTTCACTTGTTCCCCAATATCCATCTGAACAACTCCAGAAATCTCAATTTGATCTTGGGCAGCATGCTTTAATTTGACTTTTTTAATTCTCTGAAGGTCCGAAGGGTCAACCGTAACTCCTTTCACATGTGTCAAGACATTAACCTAATgtgaataaaatagaataagaTGTGTAGGCCACAGTTTAGCAAAATATGGAATCAGGTGTTCCATTCAAATATCAAGTATATGACATAATAACAAACTTCTTGGCAGTTGGcatgatttaaattattttgagcaCCAAGTATATAATCTGTTTTGCTACCATTGTAACTCTTAATAGCATTTTATGACTTACTAATTCAAGTCTTTAGTGTCAATGACAAGTAGGAAAAGATGATCCAAAGAGTGGCAGGCAAACATAAAAAAACTATTTCCTCAGATATATCATCGCTCAAGTAGGTAAAACGGAGAAAGGAGAATAAGCTACAGGCCTAGGATCAAATCTATAATCTGGATATGCAAGCTACTGAAATTAGAAAAGTGAGCATATACCAACCACATCAGACATATTGTAGTGAAGCTTTGTTACAGAATCTCCACGCCCCAGCTCTTCGTTAAATCCATAAGCTATATAGGTTTTTGGCCCCATATCAGGTTTTATAGACCCTGGAGGAAGCTTAGTTACAAGATTTAAGTGTCCATCTTGAGGGTGTGTATACACTTTAAACGGCAAGCAGCTGATAAACTCAAAGCCATGGCGAGGAACCAGCTGCTCAAATGAAGTGGATGGAGGGCAGTCTTTCAATTTTAGTATTTGAGGCCACCCATTTCTGTCAAATTGTGCAATAGAATACGCATTTGAATACCCTTTGAAAAATTGGTGAGCATTCACATCCACCTACAAGTCAGCAATAATAAAGAAGAAAACTCAGAAGAAAGCACGTGAAAATTAAGTTTACATCTCATTCAGAAGCAATGCTGGGGAATACCAAACAGATAGATAAGGTTCATCTGGCAATTATATAGCATGCTGAAACTGAAATAAAATCAAGTTAGACTAGGGAACTGGCATATATTGGTCAATGTAATAGTTTATAAACCAAAACACTGCATTAATATCAAACAGCTCACATTGTTCCAAATGTTTTAAATTGCAGCAGCAGACATAAACATACCTCACGCCAATCGAGGCAATTAATAGCAGTCACATTGAGGTATGTACCACGTTTAAGGTTTTTAATCTGTCGGAAGGCACGCCACAAAACCATAGGTTCCCAACTCAAGCCAAGGGTAGTTTCAAGCACATTACTTACTATTACTGGCTCACCCTTTGACCAATGCCACTGGAAATGTTTTAGATTCCCATGCTCAATGTCTACAGCTGATGGACAGTATAAAGCATTGTCACTAGATTCTTCTCGAGAGGCCGCTTTCCGTATCTTCGGGCTCATCATGGCTTCATCTCCATCCAATAATTTGGAACAGGAACAACTTTTCTCAAGACATTCGGCCACAGATTCAATTTTGTCTGCATCAAGTATTTCTTTCGCTTCCACAAGCAATTTTGAAACATATTCATCTGGGAACAAGCATTTCAATTCCAAAAGTTCTTCACCACAACCTCCCTTGGTTTCAGGGGGGCACGATATGACACCATTTCCCTTCGATTTCCATTGTGATGGAGAGTACAAGTTATCCTCCAACTTATCTTCCATCGTCAAAGACTGATTGCCAACATTGTTTGAATTTTTCTTGCCACCATGCAGATAATCATACCCATAATTGACATATCTAAAAGATGGTCCTTTTTCACCTCCCTGCAAGTGCCCATCCCTAAGTTCTCGACAGCAGTTAAGGCAAAGGTCATAGCCACACCGAGGACAGCTTCTGTGGTAGTCAACAACAGAAGTCCGACAGTTGTTACTGCATCCTCATGTACAAATTGAAGCCGTTAGAAATTATCCAAAGTTATATAGTGCCTGGAAGTTCTTAACAAACATACCAATAAATGCTCTCATCTGCATCCATTGATGCTTCAATGATTTTAGTGTCTAAAACCAATACTCCTGCAAAATCCAATAAAAGGTTAAAAGTACAATTAAATCTAGTATGAAGCCACTACAAGCTAGAATTATCTTTCTCTCTCATGTAATAAAGCAATATCAAATTTGACCATATTCTGtcaatataatttacaaaactCACCAGTTTTCCAAAAGAGCATCAGATAAATATTATCTGTAAGTGCTCATATAACCAGCGTCCAACATACTTCACGAAAACGGAACATTTATTCCACAAAATTTTGCAGCATTTTTTGACGCATTTCAAGGAAGAAAAAGATATAAAAACGAAACCTTGAATCTTAGCCTCGAGTTCCCTCTCTATCACTTGTTCTTTGTTAATCTGTTCAATACATGGCAGGAGAAGTTTTATCATGTACTTGGAGTGCTGAATCTTCTGGTCTCTGCTCATTGTGAAGCTGGACTTCTCCTTAATCTTCATAGCAGTCTACAAGCAGAAACTGCATTTGAAGCATAACAAAAGAATGAACAAAAGAAGAAAACATCAGACAGCAAGTTAGAAACAAACTTCCACAGGAGCTTCCATTCGTAAACACGATATGCAATTGCAGTTTAGTTGACAAACAGGACAAGCCTCTGCAAAAGCGTCTGCTGACACGCCAGGGTACCTATCATCAGAAACAAAGGCAAATGAAGATTGTAGAATGCAAGTATAAGTCTTACTAGCAAAGATAAACACTCTACTGTATATCTTCCCCAAATGGTCTGGCAAATAACGCGACACTTTGCTTTTCAATTTGATATTCATAGAGCTTAATAGCAAATTTTGACACCGAAAATGAATGATATATGAACTCTGGTTTGTCATGACGCGGTTGGCTAGGGCTAGTTGGCATATGCTTGTGTAAGGAAGATTAAGATTAGCATACCAGGTCGCCATACATGGATGACAATACCGCTTCGTCTTACATTTAGTGCACCGGACAACCTCTCCTTTGTCATTTCTCTGACACTGGTGACACATATTTGATTGCAGAAATCCCTATACAACAAGTTAGCATACAATGACTGCTCAAAGCATAATCATATATAACTGATCACAACAGAAGAGAAATCAGCTTCCGAATTATTCCTACCTTTTCATCCCTTTTCAGTCCAACTCTGGTATTTGTTTGAGATGGCTTTAGGAATTTTCCTTGGCCATCCGTCATGCCTTGATTAAACCACCTCCCTCTTCTTTGCTTAGTGTCCTCATCCTCTTTAAGTGAAATTCCATTATTCTGCT is drawn from Salvia miltiorrhiza cultivar Shanhuang (shh) unplaced genomic scaffold, IMPLAD_Smil_shh original_scaffold_447, whole genome shotgun sequence and contains these coding sequences:
- the LOC131004621 gene encoding lysine-specific demethylase JMJ25-like isoform X2; this translates as MEKMGRLNTTESEDEEKQNNGISLKEDEDTKQRRGRWFNQGMTDGQGKFLKPSQTNTRVGLKRDEKGFLQSNMCHQCQRNDKGEVVRCTKCKTKRYCHPCMATWYPGVSADAFAEACPVCQLNCNCISCLRMEAPVETAMKIKEKSSFTMSRDQKIQHSKYMIKLLLPCIEQINKEQVIERELEAKIQGVLVLDTKIIEASMDADESIYCNNCRTSVVDYHRSCPRCGYDLCLNCCRELRDGHLQGGEKGPSFRYVNYGYDYLHGGKKNSNNVGNQSLTMEDKLEDNLYSPSQWKSKGNGVISCPPETKGGCGEELLELKCLFPDEYVSKLLVEAKEILDADKIESVAECLEKSCSCSKLLDGDEAMMSPKIRKAASREESSDNALYCPSAVDIEHGNLKHFQWHWSKGEPVIVSNVLETTLGLSWEPMVLWRAFRQIKNLKRGTYLNVTAINCLDWREVDVNAHQFFKGYSNAYSIAQFDRNGWPQILKLKDCPPSTSFEQLVPRHGFEFISCLPFKVYTHPQDGHLNLVTKLPPGSIKPDMGPKTYIAYGFNEELGRGDSVTKLHYNMSDVVNVLTHVKGVTVDPSDLQRIKKVKLKHAAQDQIEISGVVQMDIGEQVKASKESDLSNMNMADFDDAESGALWDIFRQQDVPKLEEYLKRHFNEFRHIYGNLLPEVIHPIHDQTIYLTLEHKKRLKEEYGIEPWTFVQRLGDAVIIPAGCPHQVRNLKNCTKVALHFVSPENILSCFQLTEEFRLLPLNHRAKEDKLEVRKMSIHAMRRAVNDAKGVEPSQPRKGVKLGKRWCPKQK
- the LOC131004621 gene encoding lysine-specific demethylase JMJ29-like isoform X5 is translated as MKIKEKSSFTMSRDQKIQHSKYMIKLLLPCIEQINKEQVIERELEAKIQGVLVLDTKIIEASMDADESIYCNNCRTSVVDYHRSCPRCGYDLCLNCCRELRDGHLQGGEKGPSFRYVNYGYDYLHGGKKNSNNVGNQSLTMEDKLEDNLYSPSQWKSKGNGVISCPPETKGGCGEELLELKCLFPDEYVSKLLVEAKEILDADKIESVAECLEKSCSCSKLLDGDEAMMSPKIRKAASREESSDNALYCPSAVDIEHGNLKHFQWHWSKGEPVIVSNVLETTLGLSWEPMVLWRAFRQIKNLKRGTYLNVTAINCLDWREVDVNAHQFFKGYSNAYSIAQFDRNGWPQILKLKDCPPSTSFEQLVPRHGFEFISCLPFKVYTHPQDGHLNLVTKLPPGSIKPDMGPKTYIAYGFNEELGRGDSVTKLHYNMSDVVNVLTHVKGVTVDPSDLQRIKKVKLKHAAQDQIEISGVVQMDIGEQVKASKESDLSNMNMADFDDAESGALWDIFRQQDVPKLEEYLKRHFNEFRHIYGNLLPEVIHPIHDQTIYLTLEHKKRLKEEYGIEPWTFVQRLGDAVIIPAGCPHQVRNLKNCTKVALHFVSPENILSCFQLTEEFRLLPLNHRAKEDKLEVRKMSIHAMRRAVNDAKGVEPSQPRKGVKLGKRWCPKQKWKLSSRKVNLRCH
- the LOC131004621 gene encoding lysine-specific demethylase JMJ25-like isoform X1, encoding MEKMGRLNTTESEDEEKQNNGISLKEDEDTKQRRGRWFNQGMTDGQGKFLKPSQTNTRVGLKRDEKGFLQSNMCHQCQRNDKGEVVRCTKCKTKRYCHPCMATWYPGVSADAFAEACPVCQLNCNCISCLRMEAPVETAMKIKEKSSFTMSRDQKIQHSKYMIKLLLPCIEQINKEQVIERELEAKIQGVLVLDTKIIEASMDADESIYCNNCRTSVVDYHRSCPRCGYDLCLNCCRELRDGHLQGGEKGPSFRYVNYGYDYLHGGKKNSNNVGNQSLTMEDKLEDNLYSPSQWKSKGNGVISCPPETKGGCGEELLELKCLFPDEYVSKLLVEAKEILDADKIESVAECLEKSCSCSKLLDGDEAMMSPKIRKAASREESSDNALYCPSAVDIEHGNLKHFQWHWSKGEPVIVSNVLETTLGLSWEPMVLWRAFRQIKNLKRGTYLNVTAINCLDWREVDVNAHQFFKGYSNAYSIAQFDRNGWPQILKLKDCPPSTSFEQLVPRHGFEFISCLPFKVYTHPQDGHLNLVTKLPPGSIKPDMGPKTYIAYGFNEELGRGDSVTKLHYNMSDVVNVLTHVKGVTVDPSDLQRIKKVKLKHAAQDQIEISGVVQMDIGEQVKASKESDLSNMNMADFDDAESGALWDIFRQQDVPKLEEYLKRHFNEFRHIYGNLLPEVIHPIHDQTIYLTLEHKKRLKEEYGIEPWTFVQRLGDAVIIPAGCPHQVRNLKNCTKVALHFVSPENILSCFQLTEEFRLLPLNHRAKEDKLEVRKMSIHAMRRAVNDAKGVEPSQPRKGVKLGKRWCPKQKWKLSSRKVNLRCH
- the LOC131004621 gene encoding lysine-specific demethylase JMJ29-like isoform X3; translated protein: MEKMGRLNTTESEDEEKQNNGISLKEDEDTKQRRGRWFNQGMTDGQGKFLKPSQTNTRVGLKRDEKGFLQSNMCHQCQRNDKGEVVRCTKCKTKRYCHPCMATWYPGVSADAFAEACPVCQLNCNCISCLRMEAPVETAMKIKEKSSFTMSRDQKIQHSKYMIKLLLPCIEQINKEQVIERELEAKIQGVLVLDTKIIEASMDADESIYCNNCRTSVVDYHRSCPRCGYDLCLNCCRELRDGHLQGGEKGPSFRYVNYGYDYLHGGKKNSNNVGNQSLTMEDKLEDNLYSPSQWKSKGNGVISCPPETKGGCGEELLELKCLFPDEYVSKLLVEAKEILDADKIESVAECLEKSCSCSKLLDGDEAMMSPKIRKAASREESSDNALYCPSAVDIEHGNLKHFQWHWSKGEPVIVSNVLETTLGLSWEPMVLWRAFRQIKNLKRGTYLNVTAINCLDWREVDVNAHQFFKGYSNAYSIAQFDRNGWPQILKLKDCPPSTSFEQLVPRHGFEFISCLPFKVYTHPQDGHLNLVTKLPPGSIKPDMGPKTYIAYGFNEELGRGDSVTKLHYNMSDVVNVLTHVKGVTVDPSDLQRIKKVKLKHAAQDQIEISGVVQMDIGEQVKASKESDLSNMNMADFDDAESGALWDIFRQQDVPKLEEYLKRHFNEFRHIYGNLLPEVIHPIHDQTIYLTLEHKKRLKEEYGIEPWTFVQRLGDAVIIPAGCPHQVRNLKLAGFLVQ